In the Thunnus thynnus chromosome 24, fThuThy2.1, whole genome shotgun sequence genome, GAACAAGTACAACAAGCTGACAATAATCTCCAAAGCAACCACTAGGAGATGCTAAAATGCGCTTTAACTACATGTAACAAAATACTCCCCGCCTGGTATTGAACACAATACCactatcaattttttttttggaaaagtcCCACAGACTGAAGAAAATAAGGCAAGGAGCTGTCCATGGGAAAGGCTTAGAGAGACATAAGCACCACTACTTCAGTCACTGGCCTGAGTAAGGTCTTAACAGTTCCCCCTTTGGTGACCTTGAGCTCAAGCTTCCTGACTTTCCCATCGCTGCCAGGGTGAGCCTTGGTGACAAGAGCCATGGGCCACTGATTTCTTTTCACCTGAGCATCTCTTAGCAGCACCAAGTCTCCTTCCTTGACATTGGGCTGACTATCTTGCCACTTGCTTCGGCTTTGAAGAGTAGAGAGATattctctcctccatctctcccaaAAGGCATTTGCCAAGTGCTGAACTCGTTTCCACTGCTGGCGATACATATCTGCATTCTCAAAGGATCCCGGAGGGGGAAGAGGGGTGCAGACCTTCTGTGTCAGGATCATCGCTGGAGTCAGAAgaaagggtgagtctgcatcagtcgAGATGGGTGTGAGAGGTCTTGCATTTATTATTGCGGTAACCTCGGCCATAAGGGTTGAAAGTACTTCATGAGTGAGGTGCGAGGGGCTGATCTGAGAAAGCATAGAGTCAAGGATCCGTCTCGAAACCCCGATCATTCTTTCCCACACTCCCCCCATGTGGGAAGAGTGGGGTGGGTTAAACAGCCATGTACATCCTTCCTCACTGAGATACTTTGAGACGTTAGTTTCATCTTGAAGGAGGATTTGCAGCTCTTTGCAGGCTCCCTTAAAGTTTGTGCCGCAGTCAGAACGGATCATTTTCGCAGGACCACGCACAGCAAAGAAGCGCCGTAGAGCATTGATAAAGCTCGATGTGTCCATTGACTCTAAGAGCTCAATATGCACAGCACGTACACTTAGGCATGTGAAGAGTACTGCCCACCTTTTACTGTTTGCTGCACCTCCTCGGGTACGACGAGTGGAGATGTTCCAGGGGCCGAACACATCCAGACCTACGTTTGTAAAAGGGGGTTCAGTGCTGAGACGATCAGGTGGAAGATCTGCCATCTTCTGTTCTGCTGTCCTACCACGAAGTCTGTTACATGTAACACACTTAAGCAGAATGCTGGAAATGCATTTCTTTGCCCCCACGATCCAGATGCCATCTGTACGGATAGCTCCCTCAGTGAAGAGTCTCCCTTGATGTTTAACTCTCTCGTGATAGTGATTTATGAGTAGAGTAGCAATATGACTGCGGCCAGGAATGATGAGAGGATGTTTCTCTTCCATCTCAAATGGAGCATGTTGGAGTCGACCACCTATTCTCAGAAGTTGATTGCCATCAAGGATAGGGTTGAGCTTCTTCAGGGGACTGTTCTTAGGAATGACATTTCCTTTCTCCAGACAGGACACTTCAGCTTGGTATGCTTCCTTTTGTACACATCCAATGACGATAGCCTTTGCTTGTGACAGTGTATCAGTTGTGTGAGACTTCGAACAGTGATGCCAACCACAGCAATCTTGTTTGTCGCTACCCTTTTCAGACCTAAAGGACTGAGCGATGTGGATGAGGGAAGCCATAGCTCTGACAAGGGGTTGCCACGTGGAAAACCTGTCAAAGCGATGTGAACCAATGCCTCTGAGGGAGTCTGTGGCTGTAGTGGTGTGGCAGCGAACCTCCATGTCAGACTCTGGATCAATGAGGTCATAGAATGTTTCTTCAGTTGTGTCTGTCTCCACAGACTGTGACAGGAAATCTGGACCAGTAAGCCAGTTGGTGTCCAAGAGTCGAGCTACAGGCACTGACCTGGTGGCAACATCTGCGGGGTTCTGACTGGTGTGGACATAACACCACTGTTCAGGATGCGTGAATTTCCTTATTCGTTCCACCCTGTTGCTGACATACACATAAAACCTCCTAGTTTCATTATAGATGTACCCCAGCACCACCTTGCTGTCAGTATAGAACTTCAGACTGTTGGGGTTGATGTCCAGCTCACTCACAACAAGCTCAGCAATCTCCACTGCCAGGACAGCAGCACCCAACTCAAGCCTGGGAACAGTATGGACTGAAATGGGGGCTAACTTGGCTTTCCCCATGATGAAGCCAACGTGGCATTTTCCTTCAACATCCATCACCTTTAGATATGCCACGGCTGCAATAGCCTTTATGGAAGCATCTGAAAAGATGTGAATTTCTGTGTGCCGAGCAGTGGAGAGGGAGGCTGTGGTGTAGGCTCGGGGGGTTTCAAACTGTTCTAGCTCTCGCAGTGAATCTCTCCAAGCAATCCATTCTGCCTCCTTATCCGTTGGGAGGGGAGCATCCCAATCACTGGTGTCACTGGTGAGCTGTCGTAATAAGATCTTCCCTTGGACGGTAATAGGAGCCACAAGACCAAGTGGGTCGAATAGGCTGTTAATGGTTGCAAGCACTCCTCTTCGAGTGAACGGTTTCTCACTATTGGCGACACGGAATGTGAAAGTGTCATTCACAAGGTTCCAGCTTAATCCAAGACTGCGCTGTAGAGGAGGTAAGTCGATGTCTAGGTCGAGGTCTTTCAAGTCCTTTGCATGGTCTGTTGATGGGAATGCCTGCATGACGACTGGGCAGTTGGATGCTACTTTATGGAGTCTTAAGTTAGAGATGGCAAGCATACCTTGGGCGGCTTTCAGTAGAGTGATGGCTGCAGTTGCAGATGGCAGTGACTTGAGTCCATCATCGACGTAGAAATCCCTGTGTATGAACTGCTTCGCATCTCCACCAAACTCATCCTCTCCATGTAGAGCTGCTTGCCGTAGCCCATAGGTAGCCACTGCTGGAGAGGGGCGATTGCCAAATACATGGACTTTCATCCTATATTCCACAACTTCCTTGGTGATGTCATTGTCTTTGAACCACAGGAATCTGAGGAAGTTCCTGTGGTCCTCCCTAACAACGAAGCTGTGGAACATTTGTTCAATATCCGCTGTGATAGCCACCTGCTCACGCCTGAACCGCATTAGTACACCCAACAAGCTGTTGTTCAAGTCTGGtcctgtcagcagcacatcGTTCAGTGAGAAGCCGAGGTGTGAAGCGCTGGAGTCAAAAACGACTCGGATTTGACCAGGTTTGCGTGGGTGGTACACGCCAAAGCTGGGAAGGTACCAGCATTCTTCTCCATCCTGTAGCGGTGGAGCCAATTCAGCATGATCCTGGTCAAAGATTTTCTGCATGAAGGCCAGAAAATGGCTCTTCATCTCAGGCTTCCTTTCAAGTGTACGGCAGAGGCTGGTGAAGCGGGTCAGAGCTTGTTCTCTGTTGTTGGGGAGGCGTGGCCTTGGTATGCGAAAAGGAAGGGGGGCCACCCAACTGTTAGCATCATCTATGAACATCTCCTTGTCCATCAGCTGAATGAACTGTCTGTCCTCAATGGACAGGGCGACCTTGTtgtcctcctctgttttttcGAAGATCCTGCTTCCCAGTGAACAATCACCGGTATTCTGAAccaagctgtcagataaataagAATGCTGCAGGCTTTGAGAGCTGAAAGGCTTTGTAGCTGTCCTTACTATAAGCTTCTCTTTCAAAACGAGGTGGTTGGGACATGGGCTGAAGTAAGAGTGGCGGCCATTCTCCAAAACATTTGTCCGGTATGTGCTGACTCCTTTAGGCTTGTGAGCTGCACCCAGGCAGACTTCTCCAACTATAACCCAGCCAAGGTCAAGTCTTTGAGCATAAGGGGCATTGTTTGGCCCATTATGCTGGTCTCTCACTTTGTGAACTCTTAAGACATCTCGGCCAAGGAGAAGGAGAATCTGTGCTTCAGGGTCAAGTTCAGGAATGAGGTGAGCAATAGGCTTTAGGTGAGAGTGGTGTTTGGCAGCCTCAGGAGTAGGTATTTCCGATCTATCATCCGGCATATGGTTGCACTCTATGAGTGTGGGAAGAAGCACGCTAAGATGTCCATCTAAGGGCTGAGCAATGAAGCCGGCTCCTCTTCTTCCTGACATCTCTGTGACTCCAGCACATGTGCGCAGAGTGTAGGGAGAATCTGCACCCTCGAGGTGGAACAGGTCAAAAAACTCTGACCGAGCGAGAGACCTATTACTCTGGTCATCGAGTACAGCATAGACTCTCATTGATCTATCTGGTTGTCCTTTAGGATGAACCTTTATGAGGCAGATTTTAGAGCAGGAGCGGGAGCTGTTGGCTTCACCACACACTTCTGTGCACTTGGAGATTATGTCAGGAGAagcctcctccttttcctccccGCCGTGCTCTAGGTCAGGATCTTTGGCGGTCCATGGAGCTGGTCCTGGATGAAGAACTGTGACATGTCTATTACTGTCACATTCTTTGCACTGAATAGTGATTTTGCAGTCTCTAGCCATATGATCAGTTGAGGAGCAGCATCTAAAACAAATCCCACTCTCCTTGAGAAATGCCTTGCGTTCCTCCAATGTCTTTGCCCGGAAGCCTCTGCATCGCTTGAGGGGATGGGGCTTTTTGTGAATTGGGCACTGCCTTTCGACGTCCAATTTACTGCTGGCAGTCTCTATTGACTTGGTGGCAGGTATTGGTGTGATATCTGTTTTGTGAGATGTGATTTGTCCTTTAGAGTGTGTATACCTTTTCGCTGGGTTGTCTGCCTTTACTACTGCCATGCCAGATGAGCTGAGGGTGAAACTTGGATCATTACGAGTATAAGCCTCTCTGCAGACAAAATCGGTGAAGAATGAAAACGGTGGAAACTGGACTTGGTTTTGCAGCTTGTACAAACTGCCTTGTGTCATCCATCTCTCTTGAAGCCTGTATGGCAGTTTCTCCACTATTGGGTTAACACCCCGAGATGTATCCAAGTAGGTGAGCCCAGGCAAATAACCCTCTCGTTTTGCAGACTCCAACTCCCTTAACAGATCACCAAGCTCTCTCAATTTGAGGGGATCTTTGTTGCTAATCTTGGGGAATCTTTCAAGTTTATCCAAAAGAGCCTTCTCGATTGTTTCAGGTGATCCATAACACTCCTCGAGACGCATCCATGCCATCCTGAGCCCAGCAGCAAGGTCGCTAACATGAACAGCTCTGATTCTCCTAACCTGCTCTGATGACTGAGGGCCTAACCACCTAATTAGAAGGTCAAGCTCTTCATTGTAGGTGAGTTTCAGTCCTTGTATGACATTCATGAAGGTAGATTTCCAACTCCAATAATTTTCCGGATGGTCGTCAAACTTGATCATCCCAGAGGTCACAAGCTCACGACGAGCCATATAAGTAGCAAAGTCACTTATGCCTGCGTGGTCAGGGGCAGATGACTGTGTTGCGTGCATCCTAACAGGGGGTGTGTGGGGCTGAGGTCCCTTCATGGATGAGAAACTGTGTGGATGGATTCCAGGATAATATTCAGCAGCTGGCTGAGTCATACTATGCACTCTGGAGTAGCTAGCATTGTGCTTAACATAAGCTGGAGTAGTATTTTGTCTAATCTCAGCTGTGTGAGTGGGATATTGTTCGCTGTCTTGGTGTGGCAGAACGTGAAGGACATCATGTGGCCGACTGGATACAGTGTGAGACTCAAGATGGGGTAATGACAGCTGACTAGAGTGCATTTTAGAATGACGTTCAACATAATCACTCGTTCTTTTCTCTCTGGAGTCATGGGGAATTGCTGCAATGTCCATTGCCCTAGAGTCTGCTTTAGATTCcagctctgctgcagctgattccaGAACCTCTGCCTCAGCTAAGGCAGCTGCAACCTCTTTCTCTTGCTTCAATGTGGTCAGAGCAGCTTCCATGCGTGCCTCCTCTACTCTCAACTGGGCTTTTTCAACCATGAGCTCGGTTTCTCTTTTAACAAAGGTGGAGCGAGCACGCACTGCCTCAGCTCTGGCACGTGCTTTAGCTGCTGCTAGGCTTGCTGAAGATTTGCTAGAGCTGTTAGAAGACTTAGCAACAGATCTGGTCACATATGACTTTACAGATGCATTTTGTGATTGAGCTTCCTGTTGATCTTCTGTGTTTGCCTCGTTGTCCATCTTGTGTATGCCGTAGACCTTTTATTTGGTATGAAGGTGGCAATTAAGATGAAGCAGGGCAGTTAATGAAGAGAAGCTATCTTTGTTTGCATGAATCGCTGTGTTGACCCCGCCGTGATGCTGTTTTTTCACTATTCTGTCCCCTGCGTGCGTGGCTCTACACGAAGTGACAGATAGCTAAACAGGTGTACTAGGCACTGAAAGGTTTAAATGATGACTCAGATGTGGAAGTAAAGTTGAGGTCTGTTTACTTGTATATCTTCATCAACATGCTTGCTTACAATGCTTTTCCAGAAACtctgtgaaactgaaaataaatacacaagaaaatgttcTTAATGTAAGTAAAACAGTGTAGAAATATAAATACTTGCTTAGTACTACACAATTAAACCAATGTTTGCACTATATGTGGGGATTTAGGTAATTATCTATAAATCTCcccaaatattaaataaaacaacaaaatatgcatCAATCCTTATctataaagataaaacatgtaataTAAACTTACAAACAAAGCTTCTCCAAGGTTCAACACAGGTGGATGCAAAGGATTAAACAGAGAGACTTCTGGAGCACCTTGCTGTGCAAAATTTCAATCAAAATGGCCGGTCTCAGACTACGACCTTACCCATGTGATCACAAATAACCAATAGAGAACAAGTACAACAAGCTGACAATAATCTCCAAAGCAACCACTAGGAGATGCTAAAATGCGCTTTAACTACATGTAACAAAATAAGTATATAGCAGACTCTAATGACTGATCAAATGTTGTGCTCATGTTATATGGAAGTTAATGTTTTTTCTGCCAGTTTCTGACTAAAGTAATTTTTCTATTTTGGCTCTTTTTACATAGGTACTTATATaacttttttatactttaatacttttttaaacatgctatatgcatttattattatgatacatctttttctttattattttttatgtcctTGGCTATTGAGAGTTGCTACACATTGACATCAGTGTATTCCTGAACATCATTCCTGCCTGCGAACCTAATTTCCTTCGGGACAATAATAAAGTTGAAGTTGAAAATAAAGGAAGTTTTAATATTAGTGGTGTTGCACTGAAAAGTATATTATTCTGCTCTGCCGgagtataaactgctccacaaaacAGCCATTGTTTAcagacagttatgagacaggTAGTCTCTGAACAACAAATGTGTCAGCTTCTTGTCTGGTTATTGATCTGCAGTTAGCAAACAAATCAGGTCTAATCAGgcagaataagtgaaaacacctgtgtgatgGAGACTGTGTAGGGCCTCACTCTTCTGGGGGACACGCTCCCTGCACTGTCCCCCTGAAGCTACTTTACATTACACCAGTCTTAACTGGCAAACAGACGGGATGATTGCTCCCTAGAGGAGGGACTTCCTCCTGCTACAATAGCCTGACGTAATGTCTTAAAACTCTTCATGCTCCCTTAAGTGGCTAACGGACTAGCAACATAGTTCATAGAGCAAGATAACCGCTCGGTCACTGAATGCTACCTGGCGCTGCATCTGTTTAGTAGTTGGGCTGTCACCAAACAGTAGCTGCTACAGCCAGCCACCATACTAGCTGCTCAACGCTTCTCGTATCAAACGGAGCCAACTCAATGACGGAGCCTGAAACCTTCCCTCACCCTGGACAAGGTCAAGCCACCAGCCAAGACATGTGCATGTA is a window encoding:
- the LOC137177225 gene encoding uncharacterized protein gives rise to the protein MDNEANTEDQQEAQSQNASVKSYVTRSVAKSSNSSSKSSASLAAAKARARAEAVRARSTFVKRETELMVEKAQLRVEEARMEAALTTLKQEKEVAAALAEAEVLESAAAELESKADSRAMDIAAIPHDSREKRTSDYVERHSKMHSSQLSLPHLESHTVSSRPHDVLHVLPHQDSEQYPTHTAEIRQNTTPAYVKHNASYSRVHSMTQPAAEYYPGIHPHSFSSMKGPQPHTPPVRMHATQSSAPDHAGISDFATYMARRELVTSGMIKFDDHPENYWSWKSTFMNVIQGLKLTYNEELDLLIRWLGPQSSEQVRRIRAVHVSDLAAGLRMAWMRLEECYGSPETIEKALLDKLERFPKISNKDPLKLRELGDLLRELESAKREGYLPGLTYLDTSRGVNPIVEKLPYRLQERWMTQGSLYKLQNQVQFPPFSFFTDFVCREAYTRNDPSFTLSSSGMAVVKADNPAKRYTHSKGQITSHKTDITPIPATKSIETASSKLDVERQCPIHKKPHPLKRCRGFRAKTLEERKAFLKESGICFRCCSSTDHMARDCKITIQCKECDSNRHVTVLHPGPAPWTAKDPDLEHGGEEKEEASPDIISKCTEVCGEANSSRSCSKICLIKVHPKGQPDRSMRVYAVLDDQSNRSLARSEFFDLFHLEGADSPYTLRTCAGVTEMSGRRGAGFIAQPLDGHLSVLLPTLIECNHMPDDRSEIPTPEAAKHHSHLKPIAHLIPELDPEAQILLLLGRDVLRVHKVRDQHNGPNNAPYAQRLDLGWVIVGEVCLGAAHKPKGVSTYRTNVLENGRHSYFSPCPNHLVLKEKLIVRTATKPFSSQSLQHSYLSDSLVQNTGDCSLGSRIFEKTEEDNKVALSIEDRQFIQLMDKEMFIDDANSWVAPLPFRIPRPRLPNNREQALTRFTSLCRTLERKPEMKSHFLAFMQKIFDQDHAELAPPLQDGEECWYLPSFGVYHPRKPGQIRVVFDSSASHLGFSLNDVLLTGPDLNNSLLGVLMRFRREQVAITADIEQMFHSFVVREDHRNFLRFLWFKDNDITKEVVEYRMKVHVFGNRPSPAVATYGLRQAALHGEDEFGGDAKQFIHRDFYVDDGLKSLPSATAAITLLKAAQGMLAISNLRLHKVASNCPVVMQAFPSTDHAKDLKDLDLDIDLPPLQRSLGLSWNLVNDTFTFRVANSEKPFTRRGVLATINSLFDPLGLVAPITVQGKILLRQLTSDTSDWDAPLPTDKEAEWIAWRDSLRELEQFETPRAYTTASLSTARHTEIHIFSDASIKAIAAVAYLKVMDVEGKCHVGFIMGKAKLAPISVHTVPRLELGAAVLAVEIAELVVSELDINPNSLKFYTDSKVVLGYIYNETRRFYVYVSNRVERIRKFTHPEQWCYVHTSQNPADVATRSVPVARLLDTNWLTGPDFLSQSVETDTTEETFYDLIDPESDMEVRCHTTTATDSLRGIGSHRFDRFSTWQPLVRAMASLIHIAQSFRSEKGSDKQDCCGWHHCSKSHTTDTLSQAKAIVIGCVQKEAYQAEVSCLEKGNVIPKNSPLKKLNPILDGNQLLRIGGRLQHAPFEMEEKHPLIIPGRSHIATLLINHYHERVKHQGRLFTEGAIRTDGIWIVGAKKCISSILLKCVTCNRLRGRTAEQKMADLPPDRLSTEPPFTNVGLDVFGPWNISTRRTRGGAANSKRWAVLFTCLSVRAVHIELLESMDTSSFINALRRFFAVRGPAKMIRSDCGTNFKGACKELQILLQDETNVSKYLSEEGCTWLFNPPHSSHMGGVWERMIGVSRRILDSMLSQISPSHLTHEVLSTLMAEVTAIINARPLTPISTDADSPFLLTPAMILTQKVCTPLPPPGSFENADMYRQQWKRVQHLANAFWERWRREYLSTLQSRSKWQDSQPNVKEGDLVLLRDAQVKRNQWPMALVTKAHPGSDGKVRKLELKVTKGGTVKTLLRPVTEVVVLMSL